The window GCCAATTTCCAATCGCGGTAGAAGATGACTCCGACCAGCGAAATGATTGTGAAAACCTCCTTAAGCATTCCGGTGACCGCTTGGGAAACGGCTCCCTGGATCAGATTGACGTCATTGGTAATACGGCTGATCAACACACCCGATTGGTTCCGATCAAAAAAGCCGAGAGAGAGCGTTTGGAGATGCGCGTAAAGAGACTCCCTCAAGTCGGCCACGATTTTTTGACCAACATGGTTCATCAAATAGGTGCTTCCAAACGTAAAAGCGCCTTTAACAAGGAATATTAAGAAAATGGCCGGTGGAAGCCATTTCAACATGTCCAGCCGTTTGTTCACGAAAATCTCGTCCATAACGGGCTTGACCATAAACGCCATCAGGGAAGTGAGGCCTGCCACCATCAACATGCAAAGCATGGCCCATAGCAGTCGAACCCAATATGGCCTGATGTACGCGAAGATTCGTCTAAGGTTGCTCACGCGGCTGCTCCTGCTTGCAGGATTTCCAAAATGTGTCGGGCCGCCTTGGGGGAAGCTCCGCTGTCTCCGAGTTTGACACGGATCTCGCGGTAGTCTGCTCTCATGCGATTGCAGCGTTCGGGGTCGTTCAAGAGAAACTCGATTTCCCGGGCCATTCTTTGGGGAGTGGCTTTATTCTGGATCAGTTCCACAGCCACCTGTCTCCCTGCGATCAGGTTGATAATGCCGATGTAGTCCACGTTAATAACGAATCTTCCCACCAGGGCCGTTATGGGAGATACACGATACACAATACACATGGGGACGTCCAGCATGGCTGTCTCGAGAGTAGCCGACCCTGAAGCGACAATGGCTGCGTCCATGGAGCGCATGGCTGCCTGAAATCGGCCGGTGACCAAGGAAACCGGGATAGGGAATCGCTTCAGGTACGGGGCCAGGTCCGTCTCTTTCAGAGTGCTGGCTACCGGTACGATGAATCGGGTGTCCGGAAACTTCCTGTGAATCAGAGCTCCCGCTCGAAGGATATTCGGAAACATAAGGCGGATCTCGCTGCGCCGGCTACCGGGCAACAATCCGACGTATCTGTGATTCGGATCGAGGTTCAGGAAACGCAAAGCCTCTTCCCGTTCCATGCGCTCCATTGGTTCGTCCAACAGAGGATGCCCCACGTATTCGGCCCGGATCCCGTGCCGCTTGTAAAACGTCGCTTCAAACGGGAAAATGACCAACATCTTACGCACCCAACGTGCGATTTGCTTTACCCTGCCTTTTCGCCAGGCCCAAACCTGAGGGCTTATATAATACGCCACTGGAATTCCGCGCTTACTCGCCATGTGGGCGACTCTGAGATTGAAATCAGGGAAATCGATAAGAATCACCAAATCGGGAGGATGAGTCAGGAACTCATGGCGAATTCGCTGGAAGGCTTTCCAGACCATCCCTATCTTATGAACGACCTCCCAAAGCCCGATTACTGCGAGATTTCCGCTGTCGATAAAGGTGTCTACACCTTCCGCGCGCATGGCGGTTCCACCTATGCCGTAGAGATGGGTCTCGGGAGCCGACAGCTTGATCTCTCGGACAAGCTTGGCGCCGTGCTTATCCCCGGAAGCTTCGCCGGCCACAATCAAGATCCTATTTTTCAAACGGATTCTCCGGAACCTTTCAGACCGAGGACAGAGATTCAAGTTTAGAGGAGATCAGGCGGGTAATGTCCAGGCTCAAACGAAGCGCCTCACGGGCTCTAGTTCCGTCGACCAAAGGGATGGTCCGCGTCTTGACGCACTGCACGAAGGCCTTCAGCTCTTCTTCCAGGGGGTCCACATCGTCGAACCGAAGCGTCTTCCCGGAGATCTGCGACAGGTCGAACTCCTTACCGCCCGGCTTCTTTTGGATTACCGTAAGCTCGCGTTGGGCATAATCAACGGTCAGGTACGCGTTAGGTTGGAAGATTCGGATTTTTCGAAGCATTTTGAACGAGATGCGGCTTGCGGTTACATTGGCCACACATCCATTGGCAAAATTAAGTCGAACGTTGGCAATGTCCACCTGAGGAGAGATGACGGGCACCCCCACTGCGTCCATGGCCGTAAGTTCGGAATTCACACAACACAGGATGATATCCAGATCGTGGATCATAAGATCCAGCACCACGTCCACGTCGGTTCCACGCTCCTTGAACGGGCCTATCCTGTGGGACTCCACGAACATCGGAGTGGTGAGTTCCTGCCGCAATGCCACC is drawn from Deltaproteobacteria bacterium and contains these coding sequences:
- the lpxB gene encoding lipid-A-disaccharide synthase; translation: MKNRILIVAGEASGDKHGAKLVREIKLSAPETHLYGIGGTAMRAEGVDTFIDSGNLAVIGLWEVVHKIGMVWKAFQRIRHEFLTHPPDLVILIDFPDFNLRVAHMASKRGIPVAYYISPQVWAWRKGRVKQIARWVRKMLVIFPFEATFYKRHGIRAEYVGHPLLDEPMERMEREEALRFLNLDPNHRYVGLLPGSRRSEIRLMFPNILRAGALIHRKFPDTRFIVPVASTLKETDLAPYLKRFPIPVSLVTGRFQAAMRSMDAAIVASGSATLETAMLDVPMCIVYRVSPITALVGRFVINVDYIGIINLIAGRQVAVELIQNKATPQRMAREIEFLLNDPERCNRMRADYREIRVKLGDSGASPKAARHILEILQAGAAA
- a CDS encoding Gfo/Idh/MocA family oxidoreductase, which translates into the protein MSAGHIERHIEDDLERNKNGKKHGDHPLKVGVVGVGYLGKYHAEKYAAMPDVELVGLSDISEERCGPPSQKYGAVACTDYRDLLDRVDAVSIAVPTIEHHRVARDFLLRGKDVLIEKPITRTLEEADELIALAKETGAFIQVGHLEQFNPAVVALRQELTTPMFVESHRIGPFKERGTDVDVVLDLMIHDLDIILCCVNSELTAMDAVGVPVISPQVDIANVRLNFANGCVANVTASRISFKMLRKIRIFQPNAYLTVDYAQRELTVIQKKPGGKEFDLSQISGKTLRFDDVDPLEEELKAFVQCVKTRTIPLVDGTRAREALRLSLDITRLISSKLESLSSV